A window of Clavibacter michiganensis contains these coding sequences:
- a CDS encoding beta-glucosidase, whose amino-acid sequence MIDDNADERASSAAPTTAAELPAERKAALLSGRNFWETEAIPELGLPSVVLADGTYGLRHQAGQHDHLALFESTPATCFPPGVAVGSSWDRRVAQRLGAALGREARAQGVDIVLGPGVNIKRSPLCGRNFEYYSEDPLVSGVLGAAFTRALQSEGPGVSVKHFAANNQETHRQTVSADVDERTLREIYLSAFERVVRDGEPATVMASYNRINGVFASENRWLLTNVLREEWGFDGVVVSDWNAVTDRVAALRAGLDLEMPGGTGAHDDDVTGALATGELTSEDLDASVTRVAALARYASSDRPSVDLDGHHLLAQELASECAVLLRNERGALPIPDGKQVAVIGAFAQAPRYQGGGSAHVNATRVDSPLEALRDLTIEQGIAISSAEGFSLDGTGDDEGLLAEALDVARHSDIAVVFAGLDEASESEGFDRGSLELPAQQVRLITEVAAVAQRTVVVLANGGVVSLEPWHDHVDAILEGFLLGQGGGVAIAQILLGRVNPSGHLAETIPLRLQDHPSSLNFPGEQGHVRYGEGVMVGYRYFSTFQTPVRYPFGHGLSYTSFTTGEPRVEGSLEDGFVVTVEVTNTGHRAGKHVVQVYVTTEAGPVVRPVRELRGFDKIELQAGETRSVSIELPRRAFSYWDIKHQRWLVAPGNYSIEIATDALTVLHSAPIALDGDRVIVPVTMDTPLSTWFDHPLVGTRVKEVLGLGAVEVSPEHLAMMASMTMRQFVAISGLPIATTALEELISASAPA is encoded by the coding sequence GTGATCGACGACAACGCAGACGAACGCGCATCCTCGGCCGCGCCGACCACCGCAGCCGAGCTGCCGGCGGAGCGCAAAGCCGCTCTCCTCTCCGGACGGAACTTCTGGGAGACGGAGGCGATCCCGGAGCTGGGACTGCCCTCGGTCGTCCTGGCGGACGGCACGTACGGGCTCCGGCACCAGGCCGGGCAGCACGACCACCTCGCGCTCTTCGAGAGCACGCCCGCCACATGCTTCCCTCCTGGTGTCGCGGTGGGCTCGAGCTGGGACCGCCGCGTGGCACAGCGGCTCGGCGCTGCACTCGGCCGTGAGGCGAGAGCACAGGGCGTCGACATCGTGCTCGGTCCTGGAGTGAACATCAAGCGATCTCCGCTCTGCGGACGCAACTTCGAGTACTACTCGGAGGACCCTCTCGTGTCCGGAGTGCTCGGTGCCGCTTTCACGCGAGCGCTGCAGTCCGAGGGCCCAGGAGTGTCGGTGAAGCACTTCGCGGCTAACAACCAGGAGACCCACCGACAGACCGTCAGCGCCGATGTCGACGAGCGGACCTTGAGGGAGATCTACCTCTCCGCCTTCGAGCGGGTGGTCCGGGACGGTGAGCCGGCGACGGTCATGGCTTCCTACAACCGCATCAACGGTGTCTTCGCTTCCGAGAACCGTTGGCTCCTCACGAACGTCCTCCGTGAGGAGTGGGGCTTCGACGGCGTGGTGGTCTCGGATTGGAACGCGGTCACCGATCGAGTCGCTGCGCTCCGGGCAGGACTCGATCTCGAGATGCCGGGAGGCACAGGTGCCCACGACGATGATGTGACGGGCGCACTGGCGACCGGCGAGCTGACGAGCGAAGACCTCGACGCGAGCGTGACGCGAGTCGCAGCACTCGCTCGATACGCATCCTCGGATCGCCCCTCGGTCGACCTGGACGGGCACCACCTCCTCGCCCAGGAGCTCGCCTCCGAGTGCGCGGTCCTCCTCCGCAATGAACGCGGTGCGCTCCCCATCCCCGACGGCAAGCAGGTGGCTGTCATCGGAGCCTTCGCCCAGGCCCCGCGCTACCAGGGCGGTGGTAGCGCGCACGTCAACGCGACCCGCGTCGACTCGCCTCTCGAGGCCTTGAGGGATCTGACGATCGAGCAGGGAATCGCGATCAGCTCCGCCGAGGGCTTCTCTCTCGACGGGACCGGGGACGATGAGGGTCTGCTAGCCGAGGCGCTCGATGTCGCCCGACACAGCGACATCGCCGTCGTGTTCGCAGGCCTCGATGAGGCGTCCGAGTCCGAGGGGTTCGACCGAGGCAGCCTCGAGCTACCCGCGCAGCAGGTGCGGCTGATCACCGAGGTCGCCGCCGTCGCCCAGCGCACGGTCGTCGTCCTCGCCAATGGCGGTGTCGTCTCGCTCGAGCCCTGGCATGACCACGTCGACGCGATCCTCGAAGGGTTCCTGCTCGGTCAGGGCGGAGGCGTCGCGATCGCGCAGATCCTGCTGGGGCGGGTGAACCCTTCCGGCCACCTCGCGGAGACGATACCCCTGCGCCTGCAGGACCACCCCAGCAGCCTCAACTTCCCGGGTGAGCAGGGCCATGTCCGCTACGGCGAAGGCGTCATGGTGGGCTACCGCTACTTCAGCACCTTCCAGACACCGGTGCGTTACCCGTTCGGTCACGGGCTCTCCTACACGTCCTTCACGACGGGTGAGCCCAGGGTCGAGGGCTCACTCGAGGACGGCTTCGTCGTCACCGTCGAGGTGACCAATACAGGCCATCGCGCGGGAAAGCACGTCGTGCAGGTGTACGTGACAACGGAGGCTGGGCCTGTCGTCAGACCTGTCCGAGAGTTGCGGGGTTTCGACAAGATCGAGCTGCAGGCCGGCGAGACCCGATCCGTCAGCATCGAACTACCACGCCGAGCGTTCAGCTACTGGGACATCAAGCACCAGCGGTGGCTCGTCGCACCGGGCAACTACTCCATCGAGATCGCTACCGACGCTCTGACGGTCCTCCACTCCGCACCCATCGCCCTGGACGGTGATCGGGTCATCGTCCCCGTCACCATGGACACGCCCCTCAGCACCTGGTTCGATCATCCCCTGGTCGGCACGCGTGTCAAGGAGGTCCTGGGACTCGGAGCGGTCGAAGTCTCACCGGAGCACCTCGCGATGATGGCCTCCATGACGATGCGTCAGTTCGTGGCCATCTCCGGGCTCCCCATCGCGACGACTGCTCTCGAGGAGCTCATCAGCGCCAGTGCGCCCGCCTGA
- a CDS encoding glycoside hydrolase family 1 protein has product MNAAFPSGFLWGAATAAHQVEGNNLNNDWWELEKVAEGYIDASGDALDSYHRFAEDMRLLADSGLTTYRFSLEWSRIEPRPGKFSRAELAHYRRMIDTALDLGLTPFVTLHHFTHPIWFGERGGWLAPDAADVFARYVEEACSILADVPYVCTINEPNVVAMNHGAARIVAAGHAYPATPDPDPEYGDALIAAHRVAAPLVRRLTDAQVGWTVANQAFTPTPGAELEYAEIQHRWEDKYLDAGREDDFIGVQSYTSQAVDENGVVPHPDASTNTLMGWAYRPDALSIAIRHTHDVIGDVPIIVTENGIATDDDERRIEYTRAALEGMKAAMDDGIDVRGYCHWSLLDNFEWGRWEPTFGLIAVDRDTFERRPKPSLAWLGSIAIANAI; this is encoded by the coding sequence ATGAATGCTGCATTCCCCTCCGGATTCCTCTGGGGTGCCGCCACGGCTGCCCACCAGGTCGAGGGCAACAACCTCAACAACGACTGGTGGGAACTGGAGAAGGTCGCTGAGGGATACATCGACGCCAGCGGCGATGCCCTGGACAGCTACCACCGCTTCGCGGAGGACATGCGCCTGCTCGCGGACTCCGGCCTGACGACCTATCGCTTCAGCCTCGAATGGTCCCGAATCGAACCTCGTCCGGGCAAGTTCTCACGAGCTGAGCTCGCGCACTACCGACGCATGATCGACACGGCGCTTGACCTCGGGCTCACGCCCTTCGTCACCCTCCATCACTTCACGCACCCGATCTGGTTCGGCGAACGGGGCGGCTGGCTGGCACCAGACGCGGCAGACGTCTTCGCCCGCTACGTCGAGGAAGCGTGCAGCATCCTCGCGGACGTGCCGTACGTGTGCACCATCAACGAACCGAACGTCGTAGCCATGAACCATGGGGCGGCACGTATCGTCGCCGCAGGCCACGCGTATCCTGCTACACCGGATCCCGACCCTGAATACGGTGACGCGCTCATCGCCGCCCACCGGGTCGCAGCCCCTCTCGTGCGGCGGCTGACGGATGCCCAGGTCGGCTGGACGGTGGCCAACCAGGCATTCACGCCGACGCCCGGAGCGGAACTCGAGTACGCCGAGATCCAGCACCGGTGGGAGGACAAGTACCTCGATGCGGGACGTGAGGACGACTTCATCGGCGTGCAGTCCTACACGAGCCAGGCCGTCGACGAGAACGGAGTCGTCCCTCACCCTGACGCCTCCACGAACACGTTGATGGGATGGGCGTACCGACCTGATGCGCTCAGCATCGCCATCCGACACACTCACGACGTCATCGGTGACGTGCCCATCATCGTCACCGAGAACGGCATCGCAACCGACGACGACGAGCGGCGCATCGAATACACGAGAGCCGCCCTCGAAGGAATGAAGGCTGCCATGGACGACGGCATCGACGTCCGCGGCTACTGCCATTGGAGTCTGCTCGACAACTTCGAGTGGGGACGATGGGAGCCCACCTTCGGTCTCATCGCCGTTGACCGAGACACCTTCGAACGGCGTCCCAAACCCAGCCTCGCCTGGCTCGGGTCCATCGCCATCGCCAACGCGATCTAG
- a CDS encoding DUF5597 domain-containing protein: MTTTTSAQWTEHYLRTDDGPFIVLGAEVHNSSSSSLPAITESFATVHRLGANTVLAPVAWDLFEPEEGRFDTTLIDAMIETATDLGLRLVPLWFGAWKNAVSTYAPGWVKTDQQRFPRALSKDGARLDHLTPFCDATRDADGRAFAALMRRITEKDRDGTVLMVQIENEIGLLGATRDYSDLAEAAFAGLVPDAVVTAVQGEPGTPVHLAWMDMGRLSSGTWTDVFGDHAVAHEAFMAAAYAAYVQEVAAAGREETDLPYFVNAWLDADSVLDGPVALAGGKEPGEYPSGGPVARVAGIWEALAPQLDLLAPDMYVADADPVFTAFAGRRNRLFIPELRADAVGIGQMFAALGSYRAIGVSPFGIDSLDPDDPSSAQVVDTYGLLAIAAELLRRDPAARTMGFMLDDEHPDVVISFPSAELRINTRSPWIPAQPVYPAYGIAIEDGDGVFVIGRGFWVTVEPSDTGTPSLLSADEYSLIDRELVVTRRLNGDETAAGTLVPFPFANSPMLTDRVIPTRLPDAGAVRFRVFHY, from the coding sequence ATGACGACCACGACTTCCGCTCAATGGACCGAGCACTACCTCCGGACCGATGATGGACCGTTCATCGTCCTGGGTGCAGAAGTGCACAACTCGAGCTCGAGCAGTCTCCCCGCGATCACGGAGTCGTTCGCGACGGTGCATCGGCTCGGTGCCAACACCGTCCTCGCACCCGTCGCCTGGGATCTATTCGAGCCAGAGGAGGGCCGTTTCGATACCACCCTGATCGACGCGATGATCGAGACCGCGACCGACCTCGGCCTGCGATTGGTGCCCCTGTGGTTCGGCGCGTGGAAGAACGCGGTCTCGACCTACGCGCCGGGCTGGGTCAAGACGGACCAGCAGCGATTCCCTCGCGCACTGTCGAAGGATGGTGCACGCCTCGACCACCTCACGCCCTTCTGCGACGCGACGCGCGACGCTGATGGTCGAGCGTTCGCCGCCCTGATGCGTCGCATCACGGAGAAGGACCGTGATGGCACGGTCCTGATGGTGCAGATCGAGAACGAGATCGGCCTCCTCGGAGCGACGCGCGACTACAGCGACCTCGCCGAGGCTGCCTTCGCCGGTCTCGTTCCCGATGCCGTCGTCACCGCAGTCCAGGGTGAACCAGGAACACCAGTCCATCTCGCGTGGATGGACATGGGTCGACTCAGCAGCGGAACCTGGACGGACGTCTTCGGTGATCACGCCGTGGCACACGAGGCCTTCATGGCGGCCGCGTACGCTGCCTACGTCCAGGAGGTCGCCGCCGCCGGCCGAGAGGAGACCGACCTCCCGTACTTCGTCAACGCATGGCTCGACGCGGACAGCGTGCTGGACGGGCCGGTCGCCCTCGCCGGCGGGAAGGAGCCGGGGGAATACCCTTCCGGCGGGCCCGTCGCCCGAGTCGCGGGGATCTGGGAAGCGCTGGCGCCGCAGCTCGACCTGCTCGCGCCCGACATGTATGTCGCCGATGCCGACCCGGTCTTCACTGCGTTCGCTGGTCGCCGCAACCGGCTCTTCATCCCTGAGCTGCGCGCCGACGCGGTCGGCATCGGGCAGATGTTCGCCGCCCTCGGTTCGTACCGGGCGATCGGCGTCTCACCCTTCGGTATCGACAGTCTCGACCCCGACGACCCATCGAGCGCGCAGGTCGTCGATACCTACGGCCTCCTCGCCATCGCAGCGGAACTCCTGCGCCGCGACCCCGCGGCGCGCACCATGGGCTTCATGCTCGATGACGAACATCCCGACGTGGTCATCTCCTTTCCGTCCGCCGAGCTGAGGATCAACACCCGTTCACCGTGGATACCCGCTCAGCCCGTGTACCCCGCGTACGGCATCGCCATCGAGGACGGCGACGGCGTCTTCGTCATAGGGCGCGGCTTCTGGGTCACCGTGGAGCCCAGCGACACGGGAACCCCGTCGCTCCTCTCCGCGGACGAGTACTCGCTCATCGACCGCGAACTCGTGGTGACACGTCGACTCAACGGCGATGAGACTGCGGCGGGCACCCTCGTGCCCTTCCCCTTCGCGAACTCCCCGATGCTGACGGATCGGGTCATCCCGACGCGCCTGCCTGACGCAGGAGCGGTGAGGTTCCGCGTCTTCCACTACTGA
- a CDS encoding family 43 glycosylhydrolase, which yields MDAHRTVICNPIDLPYRYQDFGRGPVRAVFREAADPSVVLFRGRYYLFASMTGGFFHSDDLASWVFVATPQLPEGDYAPDVRDMDGSLYVTASRRRGPCPVLRSRDPLVEPFALVAESSFAYYDPNYFQDRDGRRYLYWGCSNKEPLRGVEVDQDFRPLGSAVDLLSGQPDEHGWERPGESNVVRPPSTIREKLSARLFGTHSTTPFIEGAWMTEHDGTYYLQYAGPGTEYNVYSDGYYTASNPLGPYTYSPDSPFSSKPGGFVTGAGHGSTFQDAHGNWWHAATMRVSVNHHFERRIGLFPAGFDEDGTLFCNQTFGDYPTVVPDGPADPWHDHSPRWMLQSYRSATSATSHAQGHGPELAVDEDIRTWWAAGSTRPGEALTLDMGTPRTVHAIQVNLADHEMVKHKPARPLRDPDEARDAFRAVVVEDVPVRYLLEASEDGTTWVTLHDGGVDPSDAPHRLIRPQQPFPVRFIRVTGISMPWGGVFAISGLRVFGHDGRPRPAAVVPRLQRTQPTAARVRWQADDSADGVVIRYGRRPDRLYHSWQVWGAAELELPTLNAGEDYWIAVDAYNAGGVTPGEAVALSA from the coding sequence GTGGACGCTCACCGCACCGTGATCTGCAATCCCATCGATCTGCCGTATCGCTATCAGGACTTCGGTCGCGGCCCCGTACGCGCGGTGTTCCGCGAGGCAGCCGACCCCTCCGTCGTGCTGTTCCGGGGCAGGTACTACCTGTTCGCGTCCATGACCGGAGGCTTCTTCCACTCCGACGACCTCGCGTCGTGGGTCTTCGTCGCCACGCCGCAGCTGCCGGAAGGGGATTACGCCCCGGATGTCCGCGACATGGACGGGAGCCTCTACGTCACAGCCTCCCGACGGAGGGGCCCCTGCCCGGTCCTGCGGTCACGCGACCCGCTCGTCGAGCCATTCGCCCTCGTCGCGGAGAGCTCGTTCGCCTACTACGACCCCAACTACTTCCAGGACCGGGACGGGCGGAGGTACCTGTACTGGGGCTGCTCCAACAAGGAGCCTCTACGTGGAGTGGAGGTCGACCAGGACTTCCGCCCGCTCGGAAGCGCCGTCGACCTGCTCTCGGGGCAGCCCGACGAGCACGGCTGGGAACGACCGGGCGAGTCCAATGTGGTGCGCCCGCCGTCGACCATCAGGGAGAAGCTGTCAGCGCGCCTCTTCGGGACCCACAGCACGACGCCGTTCATCGAGGGCGCTTGGATGACGGAGCACGACGGAACGTACTACCTGCAGTACGCGGGCCCCGGTACCGAGTACAACGTGTACTCGGACGGTTACTACACGGCGAGCAACCCGCTCGGCCCCTACACCTACTCACCCGACAGCCCCTTCTCCTCCAAGCCGGGTGGCTTCGTCACCGGTGCAGGGCATGGCAGCACCTTCCAGGACGCGCACGGCAACTGGTGGCATGCCGCGACCATGCGCGTGTCGGTCAATCACCACTTCGAGCGTCGGATCGGCCTCTTCCCTGCAGGATTCGACGAGGACGGCACGCTGTTCTGCAATCAGACCTTCGGTGACTACCCGACCGTCGTCCCGGACGGACCAGCCGATCCGTGGCATGACCACTCGCCGCGATGGATGTTGCAGTCGTATCGGTCGGCGACCTCTGCCACGTCCCATGCTCAGGGCCACGGGCCGGAGCTCGCGGTTGACGAGGACATCCGCACCTGGTGGGCCGCCGGCTCCACGCGTCCCGGTGAAGCGTTGACGCTCGACATGGGGACGCCTCGGACGGTGCACGCGATCCAAGTCAATCTCGCCGACCATGAGATGGTGAAGCACAAGCCGGCTCGGCCACTGCGGGATCCGGACGAAGCACGCGACGCGTTCCGCGCCGTGGTGGTCGAGGATGTGCCGGTCCGTTACCTGCTCGAGGCGTCCGAGGACGGAACCACCTGGGTCACTCTCCATGACGGAGGCGTCGATCCCTCCGATGCGCCGCATCGACTGATCCGACCACAGCAGCCATTCCCCGTCCGCTTCATCCGTGTGACAGGTATCAGCATGCCCTGGGGTGGCGTCTTCGCGATCAGCGGTCTTCGCGTGTTCGGGCATGACGGAAGGCCGCGGCCAGCCGCGGTCGTGCCGCGTCTCCAGAGGACCCAGCCGACAGCTGCCCGAGTGCGATGGCAGGCGGACGACTCGGCTGATGGCGTCGTCATCCGCTATGGACGTCGCCCGGATCGGCTGTACCACTCCTGGCAGGTCTGGGGGGCGGCGGAGCTGGAGCTGCCGACCCTGAACGCCGGGGAGGACTACTGGATCGCTGTCGACGCGTACAACGCCGGAGGGGTCACCCCGGGGGAAGCAGTCGCGCTCTCGGCGTGA
- a CDS encoding MFS transporter, producing MSEDERGTRRADSPRNALVNISPLTDPNIEATQREAAGAFGGDPVVTGTSESNEPPRVGAGFVAVYSLTYFGFFLVLFVPSLFSLAYKVQLIEPEGKEAALGLIVGIGALFNLILGPIFGVLSDATRLRWGRRRPFLVFGLGVAALAACLIAIAPSVPLVLAGWIIAQVAASAISAALNPTLPERVPAEQRGKLGALSGVAASIAGVSATLVGSLLTGDLVLLFLLPVAVLAVGVVLWLFVVPDAPAPAGAQRPIGAALRSLLFDPRKHPDFAWVWIGKFCLQIGLAFFTTYQLYFLLDRLGFTAEEAGRQLAVVGGISLLATMLFTIAGGTLSDRLRRRKPFIYLASAMIAAGMITAAFSSDFVIYAVAGALLAAGTGAFNSVDLALASDVLPDKAESGKWMSIYHLSGALSTAVGPAIAPLVLSTGASGANYTLLFVSGGILALGSVITVIRVRGAR from the coding sequence ATGTCCGAAGACGAACGCGGGACCCGGCGGGCCGACTCGCCGCGCAACGCCCTTGTCAACATCTCTCCGCTCACCGACCCGAACATCGAGGCGACGCAGCGCGAAGCCGCGGGAGCGTTCGGCGGCGATCCTGTAGTCACCGGGACGTCCGAGAGCAACGAACCGCCCCGCGTGGGCGCCGGCTTCGTCGCCGTCTACTCCCTGACGTACTTCGGCTTCTTCCTCGTGCTCTTCGTGCCGTCGCTGTTCAGCCTCGCGTACAAGGTGCAGCTCATCGAGCCCGAGGGGAAGGAGGCGGCTCTGGGTCTGATCGTCGGGATCGGAGCACTCTTCAACCTCATCCTCGGCCCGATCTTCGGCGTGCTCAGCGATGCGACACGACTCCGCTGGGGACGGCGGCGCCCGTTCCTCGTCTTCGGTCTCGGCGTGGCGGCTCTTGCGGCCTGCCTGATCGCGATCGCGCCGTCTGTACCGCTCGTCCTCGCGGGCTGGATCATCGCGCAGGTCGCAGCAAGTGCGATCAGCGCCGCACTCAATCCAACCCTTCCCGAGCGCGTACCGGCTGAACAACGCGGAAAGCTGGGCGCTCTGAGCGGCGTGGCGGCGTCCATCGCCGGCGTGAGCGCGACCCTCGTCGGCAGCCTCCTCACCGGCGATCTCGTCCTCCTCTTCCTGCTGCCGGTGGCTGTGCTGGCCGTCGGAGTCGTGCTGTGGCTGTTCGTCGTCCCGGACGCTCCCGCACCCGCGGGAGCACAACGACCGATCGGGGCAGCGCTGCGTTCCTTGCTCTTCGACCCGCGCAAGCACCCCGACTTCGCCTGGGTATGGATCGGCAAGTTCTGCCTCCAGATAGGGCTCGCGTTCTTCACGACCTACCAGCTGTACTTTCTCCTAGACCGCCTCGGCTTCACCGCAGAAGAAGCAGGCCGGCAGCTGGCCGTCGTCGGTGGGATCTCCCTTCTCGCCACCATGCTCTTTACGATCGCCGGAGGAACGCTCTCAGACCGCCTGCGTCGGCGAAAGCCCTTCATCTACCTCGCCTCGGCCATGATCGCCGCCGGAATGATCACCGCCGCCTTCTCCTCCGACTTCGTCATCTACGCCGTCGCGGGCGCGCTGCTCGCTGCCGGAACCGGGGCTTTCAACTCCGTCGACCTCGCGCTGGCCTCGGATGTGCTTCCTGATAAGGCTGAGAGCGGCAAGTGGATGTCGATCTATCACCTGTCCGGCGCTCTCTCGACGGCTGTGGGGCCGGCCATCGCCCCACTCGTTCTCTCGACGGGCGCCTCCGGCGCGAACTACACCCTGCTCTTCGTCTCCGGAGGCATCCTCGCCCTTGGATCTGTCATCACGGTGATCAGGGTGCGGGGTGCTCGATGA
- a CDS encoding glycoside hydrolase family 78 protein — protein sequence MTAHDWQARFVGSSTPSSAGDPALYVRHTFSLRDDVLNATLHVTALGIVEPSLNGAKVGNELLAPGWTSYRHRLGVSSYDVTSSLQPGENVLGAVVGEGWAAGLLSYEGIRHNYIDRPAVFLQLEVEYADRTETIVSGEASRCSTGAVKAHGLYEGEEYDARLEPTGWDQPGFDDGAWQSAVVIEWDLATLRADIAPPIRAMEEIEPVAITTTPAGRTVVDFGVNLVGWVRIRVSGDRGATVVLRHAETLTPGGEPEYESNRGAAATDRYTMRGGEVPETWEPRFTFHGFRYVDVEGWPGTLSAEDIRAIVVHSDMARSGWFETSNDLVTKFHGNVVRSMRGNFVGVPTDCPQRDERMGWTGDLNAFAPSAAFLYDVRGVLRSWLEDLAAEQTEKGFVPWVVPDILTHPSAPTALWSDVAISLPWVLYNEYGDLEILRRSYPSMVAFMTQVEPLLDEDGLWSKGYQFGDWLDPDAPPENAAAGKTDKHLVASAYLCKTTRELAATAGLLGEEDDAAHFSALAERVRAAFRHQYVTPAGRVTNESSTAYALAIVFEILQGEQRRKAGDRLAELVAQSGYRISTGFAGTPHVADALTSTGHVQEAYLLLLEEGCPSFLYPVTMGATTIWERWDSVLPDGTLNSTGMTSLNHYALGSVADWLHRVVGGLERIEPGWQRIKIAPIPGGNLTSARVAHDTVLGRAEVGWQLESGHMELNVVIPEGATATVVLPLHPDNLVEEVGPGGHSWRYATTQDARRTYGLDTPLAVLVENRRAWQEVLKVFATHLPGISIDSNVPEAAAMTLDMIMVHLPVQLMTAGPEALRRDLEATLERLSN from the coding sequence ATGACGGCGCACGACTGGCAAGCGAGATTCGTCGGCAGTAGCACCCCGTCGAGCGCCGGCGATCCGGCACTCTACGTGCGTCACACCTTCTCCCTCCGTGACGACGTCCTCAACGCGACACTGCATGTCACAGCCCTCGGCATCGTCGAACCGTCGTTGAATGGGGCGAAAGTCGGCAACGAACTCCTCGCGCCCGGGTGGACTTCGTACCGGCACCGTCTCGGAGTCAGCAGCTACGACGTCACATCCTCCCTCCAGCCGGGAGAGAACGTCCTCGGAGCCGTCGTGGGGGAGGGCTGGGCCGCTGGCCTGTTGAGCTACGAAGGCATCCGCCACAACTACATCGACCGCCCTGCCGTCTTCCTCCAGCTCGAGGTCGAGTACGCCGACCGCACTGAGACGATCGTCAGCGGCGAAGCCTCCCGCTGCTCCACCGGCGCCGTCAAGGCCCACGGCCTCTACGAGGGCGAGGAGTACGACGCCCGACTCGAGCCGACCGGCTGGGACCAGCCAGGGTTCGATGACGGTGCGTGGCAATCGGCCGTCGTGATCGAGTGGGATCTCGCGACCCTGCGAGCGGACATCGCGCCCCCCATTCGAGCCATGGAGGAGATCGAACCGGTCGCGATCACGACGACGCCAGCTGGGCGCACGGTCGTCGACTTCGGAGTGAACCTCGTGGGCTGGGTGCGGATCCGGGTCTCGGGAGATCGCGGTGCAACTGTGGTCCTTCGACATGCGGAGACGCTCACGCCCGGTGGCGAGCCAGAGTACGAGTCGAACCGAGGCGCGGCAGCTACGGACCGCTACACAATGCGCGGGGGAGAGGTCCCCGAGACGTGGGAGCCCAGGTTCACCTTCCATGGCTTCCGCTACGTGGACGTCGAAGGCTGGCCCGGCACGCTGTCGGCGGAGGACATCCGCGCCATCGTCGTTCACAGCGACATGGCCCGATCGGGATGGTTCGAGACGTCCAACGACCTCGTCACGAAGTTCCACGGCAATGTCGTGCGCTCGATGCGCGGTAACTTCGTCGGCGTTCCGACCGACTGTCCTCAGCGCGACGAGCGAATGGGATGGACAGGTGACCTCAACGCGTTCGCGCCGTCGGCTGCCTTCCTCTACGACGTCCGAGGGGTGCTCCGATCCTGGCTCGAAGACCTCGCCGCCGAGCAGACCGAGAAGGGCTTCGTGCCCTGGGTCGTGCCTGACATCCTGACCCACCCGTCCGCGCCCACTGCACTCTGGAGCGATGTGGCCATCAGCCTTCCGTGGGTTCTGTACAACGAGTACGGAGACCTCGAGATCCTTCGGCGCAGCTACCCGTCGATGGTCGCCTTCATGACGCAGGTCGAACCGCTTCTCGATGAGGATGGCCTATGGAGCAAGGGGTACCAGTTCGGCGACTGGCTCGATCCGGACGCACCTCCGGAGAACGCCGCGGCGGGTAAGACGGACAAGCACCTCGTCGCGTCCGCGTACCTATGCAAGACCACACGAGAACTTGCCGCTACCGCTGGTCTTTTAGGAGAGGAGGACGACGCCGCGCATTTCTCAGCGTTGGCCGAGCGTGTCCGGGCGGCGTTCCGCCATCAGTACGTCACCCCGGCAGGACGAGTGACCAATGAATCATCCACCGCATACGCTCTCGCCATCGTGTTCGAGATCCTGCAAGGCGAGCAGCGTCGAAAAGCCGGCGACCGGCTCGCTGAGCTCGTAGCGCAATCTGGCTACCGGATCTCGACGGGGTTCGCAGGAACACCGCACGTGGCCGATGCGCTCACCAGTACGGGTCACGTGCAGGAGGCGTACCTGCTCCTACTCGAAGAAGGTTGCCCCTCCTTCCTCTACCCGGTGACCATGGGTGCGACGACCATCTGGGAGCGATGGGACTCCGTCCTCCCTGATGGCACCCTCAACTCCACCGGCATGACGTCGCTCAACCACTATGCCCTCGGCTCGGTCGCCGACTGGCTCCATCGCGTCGTGGGCGGGCTCGAGAGGATCGAGCCCGGCTGGCAGCGGATCAAGATCGCTCCCATCCCTGGTGGGAACCTCACGTCGGCACGTGTCGCACACGACACCGTGCTCGGCCGTGCCGAAGTGGGGTGGCAGCTGGAGAGCGGCCACATGGAGCTCAACGTCGTCATTCCCGAAGGAGCAACGGCGACAGTCGTTCTGCCTTTGCACCCCGACAACCTCGTCGAGGAGGTTGGGCCGGGCGGTCACTCGTGGCGTTACGCGACGACGCAGGACGCACGCCGCACATACGGACTGGATACTCCACTCGCGGTGCTTGTCGAGAACCGGCGAGCTTGGCAAGAGGTACTCAAGGTCTTTGCCACTCATCTCCCCGGCATCTCCATCGACAGCAATGTCCCGGAGGCCGCAGCGATGACGCTCGACATGATCATGGTTCACCTCCCCGTCCAACTGATGACGGCAGGACCGGAGGCGCTGAGACGTGACCTCGAAGCGACGCTTGAGCGCTTGAGCAACTGA